One window of Ralstonia pickettii DTP0602 genomic DNA carries:
- a CDS encoding ATPase AAA (K03924: moxR; MoxR-like ATPase [EC:3.6.3.-]), whose product MSARDDVLALQQRMGESIVGQQRMIERLLLGLLADGHLLVEGLPGLAKTRAIKMLARNLDARLSRIQFTPDLLPADITGSELYFTEGGKGEFRFQPGPVFANLVLADEVNRSPAKVQAALLEAMEERQVTVGGTTHKLEPLFLVMATQNPIEQEGTYPLPEAQMDRFLMHVSVGYPEANAEAEIVQLAREEEVGGGASGAAHATRLAPEAVFTARVEIHTVHVSDAVARYVVALVQATRAPKPVDDDLDKWIQVGVSPRGSIGLDKVARAHAWLHGRDFVTPDDVQAVVHDVFRHRLILSYEAHAAGIGADAVIDRLVQQVAVA is encoded by the coding sequence ATGAGCGCCCGCGACGACGTCCTGGCCCTGCAGCAGCGCATGGGCGAATCCATCGTCGGCCAGCAGCGCATGATCGAACGGCTGCTGCTGGGCCTGCTGGCCGACGGCCACCTGCTGGTGGAGGGGCTGCCTGGGCTGGCCAAGACGCGCGCCATCAAGATGCTGGCGCGCAACCTCGACGCGCGGCTGTCGCGCATCCAGTTCACGCCTGACCTGCTGCCGGCGGATATCACCGGCTCGGAGCTGTATTTCACCGAAGGCGGCAAGGGCGAGTTCCGCTTCCAGCCCGGCCCGGTGTTTGCCAACCTGGTGCTGGCCGACGAGGTCAACCGTTCCCCGGCCAAGGTGCAGGCCGCGCTGCTCGAAGCGATGGAAGAGCGCCAGGTCACCGTCGGCGGCACCACGCACAAGCTCGAGCCGCTGTTCCTGGTGATGGCCACGCAGAACCCGATCGAGCAGGAGGGCACCTATCCGTTGCCCGAGGCGCAGATGGACCGCTTCCTGATGCATGTCAGCGTGGGCTACCCGGAGGCCAACGCGGAGGCGGAGATCGTGCAGCTGGCGCGCGAGGAAGAGGTGGGGGGCGGTGCCTCCGGTGCGGCCCATGCGACCCGGCTTGCGCCGGAGGCGGTCTTCACCGCGCGCGTCGAGATCCATACTGTCCATGTCAGCGATGCGGTGGCGCGCTACGTGGTGGCGCTGGTGCAGGCCACGCGCGCGCCCAAGCCGGTGGACGACGACCTGGACAAGTGGATCCAGGTGGGCGTCAGTCCGCGCGGTTCGATCGGGCTGGACAAGGTGGCGCGCGCCCACGCCTGGCTACACGGGCGCGACTTCGTCACGCCGGACGACGTGCAGGCGGTGGTGCACGACGTGTTCCGCCATCGGCTGATCCTGTCGTACGAGGCGCATGCGGCCGGCATCGGCGCCGATGCCGTGATCGACCGCCTGGTGCAGCAGGTGGCAGTGGCCTGA